Within Flavobacterium pisciphilum, the genomic segment ATCCAAAAGTTCAATAACTTCTCTGATAGCATCAGTTGTAGTTGTTTCTTGTAGTAAAGCTCTGTTCTCCCAAGCTTGTTCTATAATAGTTTGTAATGAATTCATAATAGTAAGATTTTTGGCAAATATAATTCGATTTTTTTTTAAAACAACCCTCATTGCTTTATAGTAACAATTTTAATCAAAAAACAAGAATTTATTTTGTTGTGCAAAATTATAGTCTTTTTATTTCAAATAAGTTCTCTTTCTATAAAATATTTTACATCTTATTTCCTGATAAATATCAATTTTTGCTATTACTTATAAAAGTAGTTTTGTAGGACAATTTAATAAGAGCATACAGTATTTTAATTTGTTAGAACCCAAAATTTAATTAGTATTTTAACTATGAATCAAGAAAACCAGTTGTTTAAAAGACCTACACCAATTGATAAAGAAGTTTCTTGGGATAAAACCCAAGTGATCATGAGTAAAACAAATCCGTTTGGGATTATTGAATATGCAAATGAGACTTTTGTAGATGTTTGTGGATATGAAGACTATGAGTTAATGGGACAGCCACATAGTATAATAAGACATCCAGATATGCCACGAGTAATATTTAAAGTATTATGGGAAAATCTTAAAGAAGGAAATAATTTTCATGCTGTTGTAAAAAATCTAGCTAAATCAGGAAGATTTTACTGGGTAGTTACTGATTTTGAAATTGCGAGGGATGCAAATGGAGCGATTGTAAATTATTTTGGAAGAAGACGCTCTGTGCCGCAAGAAGTAATTGCAATGCATATTGAACCTTTATATAAAAAATTATTACAGATAGAATCGGCTAGCGGAATGGAGTTTAGTGAAAAATATCTGATTGGTTTTTTAGAAGAGAAAAAAAGATCCTATGTAGAGTATATTAAAGAGTTGATATATGAGCATGAAAAAGCACAATTTACACCTCACCAATCTGAAACCCCGCTTGTGGAGGAAGAAGAGGAAAGAGGGTTTTTTAGTCGTTTTTTTGGTAGATAAAAGATATATAAGCTCTAAAAGAGCGAGGTTAAAAATAATAGGGTTTGACTTTTGATTAAAGTCAAACCCTTTTTTATAGAGATGAGTGATTCAAAAGAAAGCATAAAAAAAGGAGGTTTTAAACCTCCTTTTTTTATCTGTATTCTATGATAGAACTTTCTTTTTATTTGTTTTAAGACTAGTTAAATGGCTAGTTTATTATTAATAACTCTTTCATTAAAAGACTGTATGTATGCTTTTAAGAATTTTTCAGATTCTTTGACTTTAGATTTGTCTTGTTGCATTAAATTATTTTTTAATAGAATATCCTCTTTCCATTTATATAATCCAATAGTTTGATTATTTGCAAAAGCAAGATAATAGTCATCTTTGATATAATGATAAGTTCCTTGAAGATAATAAACTACAAAGTTTTCTTTAGATTTATAACTTTTACCAAAACTAACCATATCAGTTTTTACATTCAGGTAATCTAAAATACTAGGCATGATATCAATTTGTTGAAAGTTTTTATCGCTGACACCAGTTAATTCAGGATTTGATGGGTCAAAAAATAATATTGGAATATTGAATTTTCCAATATTTGTCTTGTCAATATCTTTATCTCCTCCAGATGAAGTATGATCAGATGAAATCACAAATAAGGTGTTTTTGTACCAACCTTCTTTTTTAGCAGTATTAAAAAATTTTCGCAAGGCAAAATCTGTATACGCGATACTTTCTTGAATATCAGTGGTTCCTTTAGGGAATTTTCCTTTGTATCTTTCTGGTATGGTATATGGATTATGTGAGGAGATAGTAAATAATGAACTAAAGAATGGTTGTTTAAAAGAAGTTAATTTCGAAGCGTAAAATTGTAGAAATTCTTCGTCAAAAACTCCCCATTTGCCATCAAATGCATCTTTACCGGTATATTGATCTTTACCAAAGTATTGATCAAATCCTGCTACTTCAGCATATTGATCAAAGTTTTGGCTACCATTAAAAGCGCCATGAAAAAAAGATGTATTATAACCTTCTTTTTTTAAAATTTTTGGAAGACCATTTATTTTATTCAAAGAATAGCTTGATGATATAAAGGAATTATTCATTAAGCTTGGAATACTTGAAAGTATTGATGGAACAGCATCAATTGAAACTTTTCCGTTTGCAAATCCATTTTTGAAATAGTATGATTTTGTGATAAGAGAATCTAGGAAAGGAGTTTGTCCACGTCCTATGTTTTCATTCCCAAAGCTTTCTAGAATTAAAATTACAACATTCTTTTTAATAGCTGGTTCACTAGGTTTTAAGGAAATAACAGGATTGTAAATCGAAATTAATTCTTTGTCATTGTAATAACTAATTTTATCTATGTCTTCTTTCTTGAAAGCAGATTTAAGGATGCAAAAAGGAGTGTTTAAAACCAATCCAGAGTTGTTTAATGCCCCATATTCAGCAGCATCTACAATCTTAATAGGTTTTTTTCGGAAACCTCCACGACCCATAAGTAAAATTATAACTAAGGAAAGAACA encodes:
- a CDS encoding PAS domain-containing protein; translated protein: MNQENQLFKRPTPIDKEVSWDKTQVIMSKTNPFGIIEYANETFVDVCGYEDYELMGQPHSIIRHPDMPRVIFKVLWENLKEGNNFHAVVKNLAKSGRFYWVVTDFEIARDANGAIVNYFGRRRSVPQEVIAMHIEPLYKKLLQIESASGMEFSEKYLIGFLEEKKRSYVEYIKELIYEHEKAQFTPHQSETPLVEEEEERGFFSRFFGR
- a CDS encoding LTA synthase family protein codes for the protein MNNYKNSIVLFLKRFFLIVVIYQLSRVLFYLMNLNLFETFTLHTFFGGVLFDFAAIAYINIIFLIAHLIPGNFKYKPRYQSILKITFYSANLLFIATNFIDIIYYRFTGRRSTFGMITAKGMEQEALGLIPSFLKEFWYIFALFLIVSILLWKLIPNLRTHLIHEKSTRKDYYKQIAYFVLSLVIILLMGRGGFRKKPIKIVDAAEYGALNNSGLVLNTPFCILKSAFKKEDIDKISYYNDKELISIYNPVISLKPSEPAIKKNVVILILESFGNENIGRGQTPFLDSLITKSYYFKNGFANGKVSIDAVPSILSSIPSLMNNSFISSSYSLNKINGLPKILKKEGYNTSFFHGAFNGSQNFDQYAEVAGFDQYFGKDQYTGKDAFDGKWGVFDEEFLQFYASKLTSFKQPFFSSLFTISSHNPYTIPERYKGKFPKGTTDIQESIAYTDFALRKFFNTAKKEGWYKNTLFVISSDHTSSGGDKDIDKTNIGKFNIPILFFDPSNPELTGVSDKNFQQIDIMPSILDYLNVKTDMVSFGKSYKSKENFVVYYLQGTYHYIKDDYYLAFANNQTIGLYKWKEDILLKNNLMQQDKSKVKESEKFLKAYIQSFNERVINNKLAI